The uncultured Desulfuromonas sp. genome has a segment encoding these proteins:
- a CDS encoding acyltransferase, protein MSNPSQPQNRQQLHGTVAGLNGLRGIAVVLVFLFHTGVPGFSGAFIGVDIFFVLSGFLISVLLLQEYQAGGRIDFKTFYVRRVLRLLPALLFMLGVYLLLFIMASPDAATKIRHLQDAFLALFYASNWTRAFELGRPYTLGHCWSLSIEEQFYTLWPLVLLFLLRRGTAMRISGVVGLVALSWGWRLWLLDHGASWDRLYNGFGCRADMLLIGCLLACLWNAGMLNPWRRSVFFAPLLTALSFLFLAALAYKANWQSADLYLWQYTFVALAAAVIILDVLVRPNALAARILSQPSLVFLGVLSYAVYLWHYPVLHYCTLQGIHGTAGTILTAAVTLGFALLSRYLVEKPALRLRP, encoded by the coding sequence ATGAGCAACCCTTCGCAGCCGCAAAACCGGCAACAACTTCACGGAACCGTAGCGGGGCTGAACGGACTGCGCGGCATTGCCGTTGTCCTGGTCTTCCTTTTTCATACCGGCGTGCCCGGATTTTCCGGCGCCTTCATCGGGGTGGATATCTTTTTTGTCCTCAGCGGCTTCCTGATCAGCGTACTCCTTCTTCAGGAATACCAAGCCGGCGGGCGCATTGACTTTAAAACGTTCTACGTGCGCCGCGTCCTGCGTCTGCTTCCCGCGCTTCTGTTCATGTTGGGCGTATATCTGCTGCTGTTCATCATGGCCTCTCCAGATGCCGCCACAAAGATCCGCCATCTTCAAGATGCCTTTCTTGCCCTTTTTTACGCATCCAACTGGACCCGTGCGTTTGAGCTCGGCCGCCCCTATACCCTCGGTCACTGCTGGTCTCTTTCCATTGAAGAGCAGTTCTATACCCTCTGGCCTCTGGTTCTGCTCTTTCTGCTGCGCCGTGGCACCGCCATGCGGATTAGCGGGGTTGTGGGCCTTGTCGCTCTCTCCTGGGGCTGGCGGTTGTGGCTGCTTGACCATGGCGCCTCGTGGGACCGACTCTACAACGGCTTCGGCTGCCGTGCCGACATGCTGCTCATCGGCTGCCTGCTTGCCTGCCTGTGGAATGCCGGCATGTTAAACCCATGGCGTCGGTCGGTTTTTTTTGCGCCACTGCTCACAGCGCTTTCATTCCTCTTTCTCGCTGCGCTGGCATATAAAGCCAATTGGCAGAGCGCCGATCTCTATCTATGGCAATACACTTTCGTCGCCTTAGCGGCCGCCGTGATCATTCTCGATGTCCTCGTGCGTCCGAACGCCTTGGCGGCGCGTATCCTCTCCCAGCCTTCACTGGTGTTCCTCGGTGTGCTCTCCTATGCCGTCTACCTCTGGCACTATCCGGTGCTTCACTACTGCACCCTGCAGGGCATTCATGGCACAGCAGGCACAATTCTCACTGCGGCAGTCACTCTGGGGTTTGCGTTACTCTCCCGTTATTTGGTGGAAAAACCGGCTCTGCGTCTCAGGCCGTGA